The window GGCGATACTTGCTGCCGCAGCATAGCGCCAGAACCTTTTGCTGACCATGGTCTCTTTCTTGGCACTTGCCATTATAATTTCCCTCAGGCCTTCTGGAGTTTTTCGCGCATACATATTGGCGAACGTCTCCAGATTTTTTTGAAGCTCGTCGTAGGTTTCCCTGACCTCGGGGTACATGGCAATATAGCGTTCTGCCTTTTGGGATTCCTCCTTGGTGGTGTCGTCCAAAAGGTATTTCTCCAAAATGTCGGATTCCAAAAATAGTTTTACTTTCTCCTTCATGACAATAGATTTAAGATAAAGAGCAAGGACATGGTGGTACCGTAAATCTTTCCAAGTTCCCTAAGTCCGATTTTTAGTCTAGACTTTATGGTCCCAAGAGGGATATCCAATTCATCACTTGCCTCCTGCTGCGTCATTCCCTCAAAAAATAGGGCCTCTAAAACAATTCTGTACTTATCTTCGATTTTATCCAAATTTTCTTGGATGTCCAGATGTTCCGGATTAATGGCCTTCACTCCAACATTATATACGTCCGAAACGTCGATTTGGATTTCCTTATCGGATTTATTGTTGATGCTTCGCAATTTATCGATGGCCGTGTTGCGGACAATACGGAACAACCATGTAAAAAGCTTTGCTTTGGAGGCATCGTAGGTATCTGCCTTTTTCCAAATTTTTATAAAACTTTCCTGAAGCACATCTTGGGCCAGATCCTCATCCTTTACCACTTTAAAGGCGACACCAAACAAGGTATCCCCATAATTTTCGTAAAGTAGGGAAATCGCCTTGTCGTCTTTCTCCGCAAGGAGCGAAACAATATGTCTCTCGATCAGTGTGCTCATTTATGGTGGTTTTGGTAATTTTTTTTGAACGCCCAAAATCTAAAATAGGATTTATCTCGTATATAAGACAAAGCTACGACGGAAAAAGCGTTTTTATCTCGTAGGACTTTGGAAACATAAAGGGTGAACAACCCTTTTCGATATACATAAGTTTGGTTAGTTTGGTTTGGTATAACCCTCGTTATTGTCTTCAATGCGAGGGTTATTTTATGATATTGACCTCCGGTTGTATTTTTATCTTGAACTTCTTGTATACTTCTTCCTGAATCTTTTTGCTGAGGTCAAGGATTTCCTGCCCGGTGGCATTCCCATGATTGACCAGTACCAAGGCCTGTTTGTCGTGCACACCAGCATCACCGAACCGTTTTCCCTTAAACCCACATTGCTCTACCAGCCAACCAGCAGGTATCTTGAATCCGTTGTCATCGACCTCATAAAAAGGGGCGTCGGGATGTTTTTTGATGAATCGGTCGAAGGCCTTCTTTGAAATGACCGGGTTTTTGAAAAAACTTCCGCTGTTTCCAATTTCTTTGGGGTCCGGCAGTTTGCTCCTTCGGATGGCGATCACTGCTTCCGAAATATCCTGAATAGTGGGGTGTACAATGCCCTTTTCCTTGAGCTCGTTCTCGATGGAGCCGTATCCCGTGTGCAGTACATGGTTCGTTTTGGTCAGTTTTAGGACCACCGAGGTGATGATGTATTTGTCCTTGGCCTCGTTTTTGAAAATAGAATCCCTATATCCAAAGGCGCAGGCCTCGTTATCAAAGCCTTCCAACTCTCCGGTTGTTACATCCATGGCCGCACAGCTCACGAATACATCCTTGAGTTCAACCCCATAGGCACCTATATTCTGAATTGGTGCTGTTCCCACATTACCGGGAATCAACGAAAGGTTTTCCAGTCCGCCGTAACCTCGCTCCAAGCTCCATAGCACCAGTTCGTGCCAATTTTCGCCTGCCATCACTTTAACCTCTACGCTGTTTTCGTACTCCTCGACTACCGTGATACCCTTGAGGGCAATATGCATGACCAAGGCATCGATATCCTTGGTGAGCAGCATATTGCTTCCACCGCTAATAATGAATTTCTTGGGATAGGCCTTTAGTTCCAGTACTTTCTGGAGCTGTACCAGACCGGTTATTTCAACAAAGAACCGTGCCTTAACGTCAATACCAAAGGTATTGTAGTTTTTTAAGGATATGTTTTCCTGTATGTTCACTGTTTGTTGTACTCGGTTAAGGCCTTGCCCAAAATTTGGACGGCCTTTACAAGTTGCTCTTTTTCGAGCACATAGGCAATTCTTATTTGGTTTTTTCCAAGGCCTGGTGTTGCATAAAAGCCTGCGGCCGGTGCCACCATCACGGTGTTCCCGTTTACTTCAAAGCTTTCCAGCAACCATTGGGCAAAGTGGTCGGCATCTGCAATGGGCAGTTCGGCAACGCAGTAAAAGGCACCCTGTGGAGTGGCCACTTTTACTCCTTCCAATTTATTGAGCTCGGTAATCAATAGATTTCTTCGGGCAACGTACTCATCGATGACCTCCTCGAAGTAGGATTGCGGTGTTTCCAAAGCCGCCTCGCTCGCAATCTGTGCAAAGGTGGGAGGGGACAAACGGGCCTGCGCAAATTTCATCGCTGTGTCGATTACAGCTTTGTTTTTCGAAATCAAACATCCGATTCGTGCTCCGCACATGCTGTATCTTTTGGAAACGGAATCCACTACAATGGCATGTTGCTCCAGTCCCGCTACCTGGAGAATGGAGTAGTGCTCCCTTCCGTCATAGGTGAATTCGCGGTACACTTCATCGGCCACCAAAAAAAGGTCGTGTTTTTTTACTAGTTCTGCCAGTTGATGGATTTCTTCCCTACTGTATAGGTATCCCGTAGGATTCCCCGGATTACAGATAAGGATTGCCTTTGTTTTTGGAGTGATAAGCTCCTCGAACTTTGAAATAGGGGGAAGTGCAAAATTATTGTCGATGGATGAAGCAATCGGTTTGACCTTTACACCTGCAGCCGTCGCAAAACCGTTATAGTTGGCGTAAAAGGGTTCTGGAATGATGATTTCGTCATCGTTGTCCATAATGGTTCCCATGGCAAAGGACAAAGCTTCCGAACCACCTGTGGTCACAATAATGTCCTCGGAGTCCATAAAAATATCCTGTTTGGCATAGTAGCCAGCAATTTTTTTTCGATAGGCCTCGGAGCCTTGGGTCATACTGTATTCAAGTACTTCAATGGTGTGGTTTCTCACCGCATCGAGCGCCACTTTGGGGGTTTTGATATCGGGTTGTCCAATATTGAGATGAATAACATGTGTTCCCCTTTTTTTGGCAGCCTCGGCGTAGGGCACCAATTTACGGATGGGTGATGCGGGCATCTGTACCCCTTTGTTCGAAATACTTGGCATGTACTAAAGTTTTCGCAAAAATGAGAAAACCTAGTATCGAAAACAACAAGTTTGAGGATAATTTGCTTGTCTACTAAAATGTTAAAGTATAGCAAGTTATGGAGCTTTATTTGTATATTTCTTAATGGAGATGCAATAAGGTTGCTTATGTGGAAAAGAATTGCTCTAATTTTTACGCTTCTTTTAGTTGTGCCGAATTTTATTTGGGCACAGGGGTTTACCTTGCCCAGCAATAAAAAACATCAAAAAATTCGGTTTGAGCTCATCAATAACCTAATTATTATCCCAGTGGAGATCAATGGGGTGGAGCTTACTTTTATTTTGGATTCTGGGGTGAGCAAACCCATCCTTTTCAATCTTTCCCAATCCGATTCCGTTCCCATCAATAATGTATCGGAAGTAACCATACGTGGGCTCGGTGATGGCGAACCGATGAAGGCACTGAGTTCCAAAGGAAACAGATTTACCTTGGGCGATGCCAAAAACTATTCGCAAGACTTATATGTGGTGATGGATAGGGGCATTGACTTTTCTACCAGTTTGGGAATACCTGTACACGGTATTATGGGCTATGACCTTTTTAGGGATTTTATTGTTGAGGTTAATTACAATAGCAAGAAGCTAAAACTGCACAACCCTGAACTTTATACTCACAAGGAACGACGCAATAGGCAAACCATTCCATTAAAGGTAGAACGTCGAAAAGCCTATGTGGAAGGAACCGTGCTCATGAAGGACACGGCCAATATTCCCGTAAAATTATTGGTGGATACGGGCAGTAGCGATGCCTTATGGCTGTTTCCTGAGCCTGAAAAAGGTTTGGAAATCCCTGAGAAAAACTACGAAGATCACTTGGGGCGGGGCCTTAGCGGTGACATTTACGGAAAACGGAGTAAGATCGATGGGGTCCAGATAGGTGGCTTTAAGTTGGATGAAGCCAAAGTGGCCTTTCCTTATCGGGAATCTTTCCAAGGATTGGATAGCCTTGGTGATCGGAACGGAAGTCTTGGAGGCGAAGTACTCAAGCGGTTCAATATGGTTTTTGATTATGCCCGAGGTAAGGTCACCCTAAAAAAGAATGGAAATTTTAAAGAACCCTTTCAGTATAATTTGGCGGGAATAGATTTGCAGCACAACGGATTACGGTACATAGCAGAGCGTATTGCAGATGCCAATGGGATTGTCAAAGAGGACAATGCAGATACTTTTGGAAATGTCCAGATTTTATTGGAAAACAAAACAAGACTGAGCTTGGTCCCCGAAATCGTGGTATCCGGTATCCGTGCCGGAAGTCCGGCCGCCGAAGCCGGACTCCGTGAGGGTGATGTGATATTGGCCGTAAACGGGAAAAGGGTACACCAATATAAATTGCAGGAAATCCTTAAAATGATCAACGAAAAAGAAGGGAAACGGATAAAAGTCCTCATCGAACGATACAATCAGGATCTGTTGTTCACCTTTGTCCTCAAAAAGATGTTTGACGACGATTAAAAATAAAAAGCCCCGAACCAATGGTTCGGGGCTTTATTCATCTTTATTTCTTAACGCTTACTTTGCGCCAGGAGTTTTTACATTACCCTTGATCTTCAACACTTTTGTAGGTGTGTCGGCATTCGAGGTTACCGTAATGGCCTTACGAATGGGGCCAACCCTGTTGGTATCATATTTCACTTCGATTTTACCAGTTTTACCGGGCATAATGGGCTCTTCAGGCTTTTTGGGGATAGTACATCCACAGCTAG is drawn from Flagellimonas sp. MMG031 and contains these coding sequences:
- a CDS encoding sigma-70 family RNA polymerase sigma factor, giving the protein MSTLIERHIVSLLAEKDDKAISLLYENYGDTLFGVAFKVVKDEDLAQDVLQESFIKIWKKADTYDASKAKLFTWLFRIVRNTAIDKLRSINNKSDKEIQIDVSDVYNVGVKAINPEHLDIQENLDKIEDKYRIVLEALFFEGMTQQEASDELDIPLGTIKSRLKIGLRELGKIYGTTMSLLFILNLLS
- the murB gene encoding UDP-N-acetylmuramate dehydrogenase — its product is MNIQENISLKNYNTFGIDVKARFFVEITGLVQLQKVLELKAYPKKFIISGGSNMLLTKDIDALVMHIALKGITVVEEYENSVEVKVMAGENWHELVLWSLERGYGGLENLSLIPGNVGTAPIQNIGAYGVELKDVFVSCAAMDVTTGELEGFDNEACAFGYRDSIFKNEAKDKYIITSVVLKLTKTNHVLHTGYGSIENELKEKGIVHPTIQDISEAVIAIRRSKLPDPKEIGNSGSFFKNPVISKKAFDRFIKKHPDAPFYEVDDNGFKIPAGWLVEQCGFKGKRFGDAGVHDKQALVLVNHGNATGQEILDLSKKIQEEVYKKFKIKIQPEVNIIK
- a CDS encoding pyridoxal phosphate-dependent aminotransferase encodes the protein MPSISNKGVQMPASPIRKLVPYAEAAKKRGTHVIHLNIGQPDIKTPKVALDAVRNHTIEVLEYSMTQGSEAYRKKIAGYYAKQDIFMDSEDIIVTTGGSEALSFAMGTIMDNDDEIIIPEPFYANYNGFATAAGVKVKPIASSIDNNFALPPISKFEELITPKTKAILICNPGNPTGYLYSREEIHQLAELVKKHDLFLVADEVYREFTYDGREHYSILQVAGLEQHAIVVDSVSKRYSMCGARIGCLISKNKAVIDTAMKFAQARLSPPTFAQIASEAALETPQSYFEEVIDEYVARRNLLITELNKLEGVKVATPQGAFYCVAELPIADADHFAQWLLESFEVNGNTVMVAPAAGFYATPGLGKNQIRIAYVLEKEQLVKAVQILGKALTEYNKQ
- a CDS encoding aspartyl protease family protein, with product MWKRIALIFTLLLVVPNFIWAQGFTLPSNKKHQKIRFELINNLIIIPVEINGVELTFILDSGVSKPILFNLSQSDSVPINNVSEVTIRGLGDGEPMKALSSKGNRFTLGDAKNYSQDLYVVMDRGIDFSTSLGIPVHGIMGYDLFRDFIVEVNYNSKKLKLHNPELYTHKERRNRQTIPLKVERRKAYVEGTVLMKDTANIPVKLLVDTGSSDALWLFPEPEKGLEIPEKNYEDHLGRGLSGDIYGKRSKIDGVQIGGFKLDEAKVAFPYRESFQGLDSLGDRNGSLGGEVLKRFNMVFDYARGKVTLKKNGNFKEPFQYNLAGIDLQHNGLRYIAERIADANGIVKEDNADTFGNVQILLENKTRLSLVPEIVVSGIRAGSPAAEAGLREGDVILAVNGKRVHQYKLQEILKMINEKEGKRIKVLIERYNQDLLFTFVLKKMFDDD
- a CDS encoding DUF1573 domain-containing protein; the encoded protein is MMKKTVLMLFVGLLSLGVYAQETAKIEFKSETIDYGEIERGSDGVRVFEFTNTGDAPLVISNVRSSCGCTIPKKPEEPIMPGKTGKIEVKYDTNRVGPIRKAITVTSNADTPTKVLKIKGNVKTPGAK